One region of Oculatellaceae cyanobacterium genomic DNA includes:
- a CDS encoding class I SAM-dependent methyltransferase, with amino-acid sequence MSDFQTVSAAVAKLYNTYPFPPEPLLDNPPPGYNWRWNWLAAYSFCTNQKPQKQNIRILDAGCGTGVGTEYLVHLNPQAEVVGIDLSSGALDVAKERCQRSGANSVEFHHLSLYDADKLAGEFDLINCVGVLHHLPDPIRGIQSLAAKLAPGGLMHIFVYGELGRWEINLMQQAIALLQGNQRGDYRDGVQLGRKIFQALPEKNRLVKREQERWSLENQRDECFADMYVHPQEIDYNIETLFQLIDASGLDFLGFSNPKTWQLERLLGKVPDLIERARGLSDRQLYRLIELLDPESVTHYEFFLGRSPLPKADWSDDTALLSAIPERNPCMDGWPSKCLFNYDYQIINLSDTEFQFIQACEVNSNERKTVGEILAGIDLELNEVRSLLNQQLILLSLP; translated from the coding sequence ATGTCCGATTTTCAGACGGTTAGCGCTGCTGTTGCGAAACTTTACAATACTTATCCATTTCCGCCAGAGCCACTACTAGATAATCCACCCCCTGGATATAACTGGCGCTGGAATTGGCTAGCTGCTTATAGCTTTTGCACTAATCAAAAACCTCAAAAGCAAAATATCCGCATTTTAGATGCTGGTTGTGGCACGGGTGTAGGAACAGAATACCTAGTTCATCTTAATCCCCAAGCTGAAGTTGTTGGAATTGACTTAAGTTCTGGTGCTTTGGATGTCGCCAAAGAGCGTTGTCAGAGATCAGGAGCTAATTCTGTAGAGTTCCATCACCTGAGCCTATACGATGCTGACAAGTTGGCAGGTGAGTTTGACTTAATTAATTGTGTGGGTGTACTGCATCATTTACCTGATCCAATTCGTGGGATTCAGTCTCTGGCTGCTAAGTTAGCTCCAGGCGGCTTGATGCACATTTTTGTGTATGGAGAATTAGGCAGATGGGAAATTAACTTGATGCAACAGGCGATCGCACTTTTGCAAGGTAATCAACGAGGTGATTACCGCGATGGTGTTCAATTGGGTCGTAAAATATTTCAAGCCCTACCAGAAAAAAATCGACTTGTCAAGCGAGAACAAGAACGTTGGTCATTAGAAAATCAACGGGATGAATGCTTTGCAGATATGTACGTTCATCCTCAAGAAATTGACTACAACATTGAAACGCTATTTCAGCTAATTGACGCTTCTGGGTTAGATTTTCTAGGTTTTTCTAATCCTAAAACTTGGCAGCTAGAGCGACTTTTAGGGAAAGTACCAGATTTGATAGAAAGAGCGAGGGGATTGAGCGATCGCCAGTTATACCGCTTGATTGAGCTATTAGATCCAGAATCAGTTACTCATTACGAGTTCTTCTTAGGGCGATCACCATTGCCAAAAGCTGATTGGTCAGATGATACAGCGCTTTTATCAGCAATTCCAGAACGCAACCCTTGTATGGATGGTTGGCCAAGCAAGTGTCTGTTCAACTATGACTATCAGATTATTAACTTGTCAGATACAGAATTTCAATTTATCCAAGCTTGTGAA